A section of the Malania oleifera isolate guangnan ecotype guangnan chromosome 2, ASM2987363v1, whole genome shotgun sequence genome encodes:
- the LOC131147960 gene encoding arogenate dehydratase 1: MNERDNGGKKGGGGGRCEIDRTTSPAHTPYPPSLIFLLLSSHLIYKPSLPFRFSQLDVPFQREHQAKTPPLYLSLFSLSNFFLNFLFSIIPLLFFIRKKMQTLSPLPTTNPLNSLIPPSPHAPTHRVPHPRLAVQCVSRSDSTYPSSSSSSATANGVGAPAPGTGFGSSRTDWQSSCAILASKVFSQQKDAGKAGGTDLTAVNGHKTLDLVPIENLPKPLTITDLSPAPMHGARLRVAYQGVPGAYSEAAAGKAYPDSEAIPCDQFEVAFQAVELWIADRAVLPVENSLGGSIHRNYDLLLRHRLHIVGEVQLPVHHCLLALPGVRKDYLTRVISHPQALAQCEHTLTKLGLSTNVAREAVDDTAGAAEFVAAKDLRDTAAIASARAADLYGLQILADGIQDDSGNVTRFVMLAREPIIPRTDRPFKTSIVFAHDKGTSVLFKVLSAFAFRNISLTKIESRPHRNRPIRLVDDANVGTAKHFEYMFYIDFEASMAEVRAQNALAEVQEFTSFLRVLGSYPMDMTPWCPSRED; the protein is encoded by the coding sequence atgaatgaaAGAGACAATGGGGGGAAGAAAGGAGGGGgagggggtaggtgtgagattgaCCGAACCACCTCCCCGGCGCACACACCATACCCTCCCTCTCTAATATTCCTACTCCTTTCCTCCCACCTAATATATAAACCCTCCCTCCCCTTTCGTTTTTCTCAGCTTGACGTTCCCTTCCAAAGAGAACACCAAGCTAAAACCCCCCCCCTCTatctctcccttttctctctctccaatttttttttaaattttttattttctataatacCCCTCCTGTTCTTTATCAGAAAAAAAATGCAGACTCTCTCTCCGCTACCTACCACCAATCCACTCAACTCCCTCATCCCCCCGAGTCCACACGCTCCCACCCACCGAGTCCCTCACCCTCGACTCGCCGTCCAATGCGTCTCCCGCTCTGACTCCACCtacccctcctcctcctcctcctccgccACAGCCAACGGCGTCGGCGCGCCCGCTCCTGGAACTGGTTTCGGATCGAGCAGAACGGACTGGCAGAGCTCCTGCGCCATCCTCGCCAGCAAGGTCTTCTCTCAGCAGAAGGACGCCGGCAAGGCCGGCGGCACCGATCTCACCGCCGTCAACGGCCACAAGACCCTAGATCTAGTTCCGATCGAGAACCTCCCCAAGCCTCTCACCATCACTGACCTGTCCCCGGCGCCGATGCACGGCGCCCGGCTACGCGTCGCCTACCAGGGCGTCCCCGGCGCCTACAGCGAGGCCGCGGCCGGCAAGGCCTACCCTGACTCCGAGGCAATTCCGTGCGACCAGTTCGAGGTCGCCTTCCAGGCCGTCGAGCTCTGGATCGCCGACCGCGCCGTCCTCCCCGTGGAGAACTCTCTCGGCGGCAGCATCCACCGGAACTACGACCTCCTCCTTCGCCACCGCCTCCACATCGTCGGGGAGGTCCAGCTCCCGGTTCATCACTGCCTCCTCGCCCTCCCTGGAGTACGGAAAGATTACCTAACCCGAGTCATTAGCCATCCCCAAGCCCTAGCCCAGTGCGAGCACACTCTCACCAAGCTCGGCCTCAGCACCAACGTTGCGCGCGAAGCGGTGGACGACACCGCCGGCGCGGCCGAGTTTGTCGCGGCGAAGGATCTCCGCGACACAGCGGCAATAGCAAGCGCGCGTGCTGCGGACCTTTACGGGCTCCAGATCCTGGCGGACGGGATTCAGGACGACTCGGGGAACGTGACTCGATTCGTGATGCTGGCCCGCGAGCCGATCATCCCGAGGACGGACCGGCCTTTCAAGACCAGCATTGTGTTCGCGCACGACAAGGGGACGTCCGTGCTGTTCAAGGTGCTGTCAGCGTTCGCTTTCAGGAACATCAGCCTGACGAAGATCGAGAGCCGGCCGCACCGGAACCGGCCGATCCGGCTGGTGGACGACGCGAATGTGGGGACGGCGAAGCACTTCGAGTACATGTTCTACATCGACTTCGAGGCATCAATGGCGGAGGTGAGGGCACAGAACGCGTTGGCGGAGGTTCAGGAGTTCACCTCCTTCTTGAGGGTGCTGGGGAGCTACCCCATGGACATGACGCCTTGGTGCCCCTCTCGGGAAGATTAG